From Streptomyces qinzhouensis, one genomic window encodes:
- a CDS encoding GNAT family N-acetyltransferase, producing MIVRLAEEGDFPGFLDLAAQVEHWFGPMVEEPGFHDAVNEHIRRSTALVAVSTGPGLLGGLLFGAKAPVFHVDWLVVSEEGRGQGVGRALMDEASRRFVRGPGTIEVVTFGADHPGALSSGARVFYESLGFTPAEAAEPGPEGGSRQIYRRPVT from the coding sequence ATGATCGTCAGACTTGCGGAGGAGGGCGACTTCCCGGGCTTTCTGGATCTGGCCGCCCAGGTCGAGCACTGGTTCGGTCCGATGGTCGAAGAACCCGGCTTCCATGACGCCGTGAACGAGCACATTCGCCGGTCCACGGCACTCGTCGCCGTCTCCACGGGACCGGGCCTCCTCGGCGGACTGCTGTTCGGCGCGAAGGCGCCCGTCTTCCATGTGGACTGGCTGGTGGTTTCGGAAGAAGGCCGCGGTCAAGGTGTCGGTCGTGCACTGATGGACGAGGCGTCGCGCAGGTTTGTACGAGGGCCGGGCACCATCGAAGTGGTCACCTTCGGAGCCGACCATCCGGGCGCCCTTTCCAGTGGAGCTCGCGTTTTCTACGAGTCGTTGGGGTTCACCCCCGCCGAGGCGGCCGAACCGGGACCGGAAGGCGGGTCCCGGCAGATCTACCGTCGGCCCGTTACCTGA
- a CDS encoding NUDIX domain-containing protein, translating into MAQQIGDRSQALNPALESMTLLVAAVIVHDKATNRVVLLQRSENAKFAQGLWDLPVGKSEPGEPITETAVRELYEETGLTVKPESLKVAHIIHGAWGVEAPNGFLTVVFAAHDWTGEPENREPGKHSRVCWVDTEAIPEAFVDTTAQALTQYLSGAQEVSLDGWQ; encoded by the coding sequence GTGGCTCAGCAGATCGGCGACCGCTCCCAAGCCCTCAACCCTGCGCTCGAATCCATGACCCTGCTGGTCGCGGCAGTCATTGTTCATGACAAGGCCACCAATCGCGTCGTTCTGCTCCAACGCAGTGAGAACGCCAAGTTCGCCCAAGGGCTGTGGGATCTCCCCGTCGGCAAGAGCGAACCGGGCGAGCCCATCACCGAAACCGCCGTTCGCGAGCTGTACGAAGAGACCGGCCTCACGGTGAAGCCCGAGTCCCTCAAGGTCGCCCACATCATTCACGGTGCCTGGGGTGTTGAAGCCCCCAACGGCTTTCTCACCGTCGTCTTCGCCGCCCACGACTGGACCGGCGAACCCGAGAACCGCGAGCCTGGTAAGCACTCCCGCGTCTGCTGGGTGGACACCGAGGCCATCCCCGAAGCCTTCGTCGACACCACAGCCCAGGCCCTGACCCAGTACTTGAGCGGAGCCCAAGAGGTCTCTCTCGACGGATGGCAGTGA
- a CDS encoding DUF4240 domain-containing protein, which yields MDEKTFWALMDALSRRPGDRTERLSGLHEELLRLPATAVVEFQAHLEAACEAVALDALLRAVMRIEGGLCSDDGFDYFALWLVAQGRGTYEAVLADPDVLADVAEVRALAGRDVREWRDDEWPEWEELDYVAQDVFEELTGAEGDAFLEALEALQPEWPEPEPASASERAARPTTPRLDALFPMPVRDGRPR from the coding sequence ATGGATGAGAAGACCTTCTGGGCGCTCATGGACGCACTGAGCCGCCGCCCCGGTGACCGGACCGAGCGTCTGAGCGGACTGCACGAGGAGTTGCTGCGGCTGCCCGCGACGGCGGTGGTCGAGTTCCAGGCCCATCTGGAGGCCGCGTGCGAGGCGGTCGCCCTGGACGCGTTGCTGCGGGCGGTCATGCGCATCGAAGGCGGCCTCTGTTCCGACGACGGCTTCGACTACTTCGCGCTCTGGCTGGTGGCGCAGGGGCGGGGAACGTACGAGGCGGTGCTCGCCGATCCGGACGTACTCGCCGATGTCGCTGAAGTGCGGGCCCTCGCGGGGCGGGATGTGCGGGAGTGGCGGGACGACGAGTGGCCGGAGTGGGAGGAGCTCGACTATGTGGCGCAGGACGTCTTCGAGGAGCTGACCGGCGCGGAGGGCGACGCGTTCTTGGAGGCCTTGGAGGCCCTCCAGCCGGAGTGGCCGGAGCCCGAGCCCGCGAGCGCCTCGGAGCGCGCCGCGCGGCCCACGACACCTCGGCTCGATGCCCTCTTCCCGATGCCGGTACGCGACGGGCGGCCGCGTTGA
- a CDS encoding helix-turn-helix domain-containing protein codes for MSASEAQLCPGETAELLGLSRPFVVRLLESGEIPSTHLPGSTHQVVRLADVLAFQQRRDRRREGRRRIAELLDES; via the coding sequence ATGTCTGCGTCCGAAGCTCAGCTCTGCCCGGGCGAGACGGCGGAGTTGCTGGGACTGTCTCGCCCCTTCGTCGTCCGCCTTCTGGAGAGCGGAGAGATCCCGTCGACCCACCTGCCGGGTAGCACCCACCAGGTGGTCCGCCTGGCTGATGTCCTCGCCTTCCAGCAGCGCCGCGACCGCCGAAGAGAGGGTCGCCGGCGGATCGCAGAGCTGCTCGACGAGTCTTGA